DNA sequence from the Drosophila sechellia strain sech25 chromosome 3L, ASM438219v1, whole genome shotgun sequence genome:
aattaagtgaAATTAAAGGAACACAATTAATCAACAATATTGACTTAAAGCTGTCAactgaattaaattaaactgaTTTATTAAGGTGGCGACAGTTGGGCGATCGAACCGCTGACCTCTAAAACGCGATGGCGACTGTGATTTTAACCCTCCGCCACCCAAAAAGCCGTCCTCTTTGGACCAACAAACAAAGAGCCAAAAAACAATCCAGTAAGCATAAGCTAATTGACCAACTAATTAGCGCATTTAATGGCTgccatatatatgtactttttGGTGTATGTGAATAAAATACGGTCAACGAAACAAGAAAGACAGACTTGCTAATGAAATTAACGTAGCGTGGTTAATAGTTTTGCCAAATTTGGAAAATTGTTTTCATTAAATCGGTCGGCTTTAGTTTCCAGTTCTGCTCTTGGCGTCATCTTTCTCATGCATTatctttatttctttattaattttatttgtctGTTAATTCCCGGTCTGCACTTAATGACTCGGCCCTTGGAGGCACGATTTTTGCCAGCGGAAAATTACTCATAGCCCCAGAGACACCATGGCGATGAATAACTTGGCGTCATAAAAATCCAGCCCACTTTGAATCACCGAGAGTGGAAAATTCGGAGTTTGTGAATACATAGATAGGAAACTAGGCTACTAATTAATATGGGAAACATTTTTCATTAGCTCTGATACAGTTCATTTTGGATGGTAAAAAGCTGTTGCTTTACCTAAAAGGTTTTACTAAAATCTTAAGTGTGAATTAATGTAACAAACTCGTTTGATTTACAAACACTGTTAATAAAATTAGGATTGCTTTCCAAGTCCTTGGTTCATATCACTTTAATCTTGGCTTTAAGGTTCCTCATAAATTTCCATGCTCAGACAACTGATGAATCCAACTTATTTTCAATTCAACTTTATCTAAATTTATACGTTTCTCCGTTCCAGCACTTTTGTTGCTTCAATTCATCGACTAATTGCTTGAGTTCGCTTCAATTAGACTGGCCGTTCTTCTAACAATTCGGCCGGTTGCACATAAAATGTCTGTCGACGGCTTTCTCCCTTTTGGCCCCGTCTATCCTTTTTTCTTGCCCTTTTCTCTTCTCCTCTCGACCTCTGTCTCTTCTCATTAACTCAACGGTGCGGACAGCCCTTTCAAATTTGGTCAGAAGCGTGGCCAGAACCGCAGTGCCACTCTAAGCTTCATTTTTACACGGCAAAAAATATTCCAAATGAAAACCATAACCACAGTTAAAAAGCTGACTTAAAAGTATTTGATCAGgctctaaaaatatatatattaaaattaaattaagtggATTAAGTAAGTGAAAGAATACAGTCATTATAAATAGTTGCAAAAAGGGactataaatttaaaataaatataatatatatgtttttctcCTTGTGTACATTCAACTACCGGACCAAAAGCCAGGGGCCACGTCCGGAATGCGGAATGTTCTGGCCATTGCCGTTGCCAATTTCCGGAAAATGGCAATGGGCATCACGAGCAGCTGAAGCGCCGGCCGTTGGgcgtaaattaaaattaaattcaaatggaAAAGTGTCGTCGCCGCGACCTGGACTCTGATCCGCAGTCGGAGGCAGGGACAACCGGCGACGGTGTTGGAACGGGAGGCAGAGTCGTGGGCATTGGCCATTGGCACGTCTGTCGGTTTATGCAACATTTTAGCAATTATATTCGCGTCGGGCGACATTACAACGGCAATTACACGCAGGAGCCACAGAACATGCCCGTGGGCGGATGGCCACGGAGTTTGTGGGGGGTGTGGCACTCCGTCCGGCACTCTGGCATTCTGGCATTCCGGCTTACTGGCATTCTGGCATTCCGGCGTCCCTGTCATCGTCACGTGGAGCGGCAACGTGATCAACTGACGCACGGCTCTGATGGACGACAGTCGCCGCCACAGAGGGTCCTGTCATTGGCAGACTGGCTAAATGTCTGACTGCCTGAATGGCTGGCTGAATGGGCCACCGGCCGGTTGACTGACTCGGATGACAGGACATGGAGTGCAGGACAAAAATATTTCAGCTTAATAACTGAAGTGACGGCACTGAGCAGTTCCATTCGCACAGGGAACAGTTTATATCTTTTAAAAAACAAGTTAAAATCCCTTGAATGTGTATTAAGTTTATGTCGGTCGTTTTTGTATTCCTTTGAGTTTCggacaaataattataaatgtattaaaaggaaaacattTAGCATTCATATTAAAAAAACGCGACAATTAAATGCCATATAAATGGTTACTTTGTTGGCAGATAAGTGATGTTTTTATGAAATTCCACtttaataatgtatatttaattatacGTATTCTGAAGATAAACCAAACACagttattattaattaaaaaacgaaTTTTTTAACTTAACAAACTTTTTAATATGGTAGAGTATACCAAACAAGGAtgttcaaaaatattaattttgcCCGTGTGGGTGTTTTTCTGTGGGGTTTgggcaaatgaaataaaataaatgaatggAAGCAATAACCGACCGACATTACATAAAAATCTACTTGGCCAGGACACataatttgtgtgtgtgcgacgTGGGCCTATTTAGGTTGGTTGGTTGTGCGTGTGTGATTGTGTGCGGAATATGGCCGACACTTCCGTTCGACATGTTGCACATGTTGCTCCCGTTTCCGCTCCGCCCAACTCAACACAGTTCGGCACAACTCACCTCGTCTAACCCACCGTCAACGCCCACTCcacactgggaaaaaaattacatcaattgttttttttttaataattatattgggtaaaacctaaaatatacactAATCTATTTTAATTAGAACTTGTGATTACAAGTAGTATCTTTATCATTATAACttagttttttaaatatttttttttggagaTGAAGTCCTAGATGTTCTCTAATTTTCCCCATTTCTTCGAGTGCATACCGACCACCtcatataaaatacaatattaCTGAGTCGCCATatattgttgttgtcgctcGGGATGTTCCTGtagttgttattgttggtcACGCATGGTGTTCTTGTCGCTTGCTGTTTTTATTGCCCGGGCTTCCTGCCATTCCCTTGTTTCATAATTAATATCCTTTCACACATTATTATAACGGAAATGAGTGGggatatttttattttatttttgcacacacacacacatacaaacactttttccattttattttcgcCCGTATGTGTGcccgtgtatgtgtgtatgtatgtccTGCGGTCGGGCAGCAGGAGCTTGTTAAGCATTTTATGCGTTTGgtttttcataaatttcattCCGACACAACCCAAACAAGAAGTGTGTAATTAAAAGCTCATGAAAAGTGATTAAAAAGTGAGTTGCGGCTTCGCTCGGTGTCatatattaaatgttttcGCCTCCACCCCCCCTCATAAAGTTGTCAAAAACACAAgcataaaaaaggaaaataaaatattacaatttttcaACCAGCTGATGCTTGACTTTATGGTTGGGGAAAAAAAATGCAGAGTGATGAGTTTGATCGATAAAATCttaaaatgtgtttttaacttttatgtAAACCAGATCTTCTCTATTACAAGGCCTAATTTACATTTTGCTCTCAGAAGTAATCTAGAAAAGTCAATGCCATCTTGTAGAGCCATTTATGGCGTTTTCTCATGGATATCAAACTGGTTTTTCCCCAATTTCCGTCAATCAAGAAAACAAGCAAAGCGTTTTAACGCGAATTGGGCTCTAACAAATTACTACCAATCAACTAACAGGTTTGAATCGAATTTGGATTTACAAGGGCGGCTTATTCTCATTAGAAAAAGAATGGGTAAATGTTGCATTGAAAAAAGAACCACTAAACTTGTTTTTTTTACAGACATAGAAATGCAcaaccatatatatatacatatatatatgttgaAAATGTCCAGCAAAGTTGACCAGCTGAAGTGATTGATCCTTTTTCTGCCACTTACCGCAACCGCAACATTTCCCAGAGTTTCCTAGAATTCTCTAGGCTCACTCATATATTGTGGGACCTGTGACGCATTTCGTTGGGTGGGAATGGCTCTTTGGGGGACGACATTTACGGATTAGCATTTAAGAACATATTTATGGTATGCATAAAGATATTTAAAGTGTCCTGCTGCTGGCAGGCTTTTCGGCCGATAACCGGCTTACACGCATGTCCCCGCCAAGGATGACGCATGACTTAATGCCACGGATTTCTGGTGGGGCAGGATGGTGTTTTCGGACTCCGTACGCCGAGCCACGGACTACGGCCAACGGAGTGCCGGATACGGGAACTATCGCACATGCAGGCAGGCACAGGGCACAGTAACAGGCACACGAAACGGAACGGAACGCATGAGTGGCATTCCCGCGTCATTTCCATACGCGACCACTTCGCCCGATTCGCGTGTTGCGTGCAATTTGCGTGTAATTCTTGAAAATTCTGGAGGAGGTGGTTAAGGAAAATGGATGGCGTGGGGCGTTTTCAACTGCAGCAGTGTCCTTTCacggtgcgtgtgtgtgtgtcatcGCTACGCGCGGCACATAAATCATAAGCAACAACGCAAACTGCGTCGCTGCAAACAAACAGAGGCAGGGgaaaagctaaaaaaaaaatgagttaCTGAAGTACACAGGAACGCATCGACTATCTAATACCTCTCTCACATCCTaaaaacatatgaaaaaagtTATGATGGTAGATTATGCACCTAGCTAGTTGAAAATTATCATTTATGTTGTATATATTTACCAATATATACTTTAAAGAGCAGCAAGTACAGTAAGGTAAATGTAGCGAGCATATCCTTTTTACCACACGAACAAAGGGTATGAAAAAAGGACGCCAAAGTGAATTGCGTAATTTATGCTGCGCAGGACGCGCAAGGAAGTGGCAGAGTGAAGGGGCGGGGCGAGAAGGCCGGAAGGAAGGAAGTGAACACGGACGCACTGTGCCAGGGATGACTGTACCACCGGCAGAGCATGCAGTTTTCCACCCAAATGGAACTCCCTTCGGGAAAATGGCTATTCGAAGTTTCAGCTGCGACGCAATAAGGAAAACTGCGATTGTCTTTAACTCCAAAGCAACCCTCCTACCGAACAGAATCCCATCGCTTTGTACTTTCCCCCGGTAATCCAGCTTTGAATTCAATCAAAGGAGGGTGAAAACTGAAGGAAACTGCGCAGTGCGTCGAGGAAACTCCATCTCGAAGCCCTAAGCGGAAAGTTGCCGTGGAAATCCTGAGAAGTTACATATGTTGTGGCTGAGTTCAAGAGATGATCTTTATCGTAAATCCTTTAAAACAACAACCAGTCCTTGAGCAACCTTCGGGCCAAATGGGAGTTCTTCGGCTTATAGAAATATATTCGATGAGATAAGATAAGAGGCTTGCAATTACTACAAGGTTTTTCCTTTATAACcacaatttattaataatattcttatAATCTTACGAACTACAAATAATTTGTATACATTTTACAATAGTATGCATgcaaaatattacaaatttcTGCTTAACTCTAACTAATTCATATAAAATAACCAAACAATTTagaacgaattatttagagcCCAATTCAATTCATGAtagaatataaaaataaagttcAAAATATATGAACGTAGATGGCAAAGCTTTTGCTTTTGAAAGTTAAAAGCACCTTAAATAAGTGCCTTGGCCATGTACTTTGTTACCCACACATTTTTCATTACTTATTCTCTCCCagtccaatccaatccaatccaatccgatcCAATAGAGCCCGCCCCTTGGTTGCGTTTTATTTTCACATTTTGCTGGGGTCGCTCTGACACACACAATAGTGACAGGTCGGTCAGTGGAAAATATGAATACCACTTGAGCATGTTAACCCCGAAAGGCGTTTATAAAACTGTCCAAGGCTATTAATATCAAAATTCCGCACACAGAGCAACCGCCTCGGGGCGGCAACTGCGCAGTGTTTTGGTATCGGTCGGAACGGAGTCAGgcgaaaaaaaagtaaaattgAGCAGGACACTGACACGGACACCCAACTAGCGAAGTCCTGGTCAGCCTATCAAGCGCAACGGACGGACGAAAGCGACAAACGGACATACAGAGAAGCGAACGGACGGACAGTTGGATAGACGGACGGACACGGACAGGCCGAGAGAGAGTGGCATGTTTGGCGTCCATGAGGCGGAAATGAAAGCGCCTGGCAACAGGGCGTATGGGGGGTTCTCGGTCAGTGGACGGAGAATTATCAACAGgcaaacacactcacacacttgcCCAGATACCTAATAAAAACGAGAAAGAACGCAGGATGCGGTAATTCGGCTAAAGGATACTCATTTTTCATCGAACTCAAAGTTATGAAATTTAAACCATACAACGATGCATTCCAACTTTGTAACTAGTTGTGCATTTACAAATGCAGCACTTTAAAGTACTTTTGAGACATTTTTCAAGAACTTTCTTAACAATTATATATATCCTTTTTGCTTGTGAGTACTGGGTATGAGCATATCCTTGGTCAACTCGGCCACCGCCTGAGGGCAACTCCGTGTTGTCGGGCGGAAGGCTTTTGTTGGATAAAGCTAAATGCCGGGCCCCTGCCGCCATGTGTCCATTGTTATTTATGATTAAAAGCGCAAGGACTTGCCGGTGGGCGACCACCATTGCGCCCCCACATATTTACATGCGAACCACCTCCTTTCCGAAGCCCGTTTGTGTATGCTAAACATAATGCTGCATGTGTCCATACATGTCCATCACTTAATCACGCCACCAAACACAACCCACCAACCTTCGGATCGCGAAGGATATGCTGGAAACTTTGAGAAAAATATAAGGTTGTCCATTCTTGATTACTCTATAactttgattttgtttaagGATTTTGCATTTTAAGGATATAAGTCCTTTAGTTTAGATCCATACTATTCATAAATTCGCTACATTAATATAATTTGTAATGCCCTTTAAAGCAAAAAGTGTCCAATGTTCCGGATCGTGTCCGAATTTAAATATGTAGTGCATGTCAGTTTACGCTTTGTTAGTGAATCCTTTTTCTGTTTGAATGTTACCACCTCTGCACGTTTTTAGAAAATCTTCGGGATCTCAACCTAAGCCCGCCTGTCAGCCGAAGCTGAGTCCTTTTCTCGCCCGCTCAGTGAATAATATGCAAATGggttac
Encoded proteins:
- the LOC116800912 gene encoding LOW QUALITY PROTEIN: uncharacterized protein LOC116800912 (The sequence of the model RefSeq protein was modified relative to this genomic sequence to represent the inferred CDS: inserted 1 base in 1 codon); the protein is MEKCRRRDLDSDPQSEAGTTGDGVGTGGRVVGIGHWHVCRFMQHFSNYIRVGRHYNGNYTQEPQNMPVGGWXTEFVGGVALRPALWHSGIPAYWHSGIPASLSSSRGAAT